The following proteins are co-located in the Ficedula albicollis isolate OC2 chromosome 25, FicAlb1.5, whole genome shotgun sequence genome:
- the CADM3 gene encoding LOW QUALITY PROTEIN: cell adhesion molecule 3 (The sequence of the model RefSeq protein was modified relative to this genomic sequence to represent the inferred CDS: substituted 2 bases at 2 genomic stop codons) — translation MLGGGYLILELLFPALGLPEGRGGGAEGVTLGGDTATPTGGDTQDPPNSPFSRAESQPTTSDETVVAGGTVVLKCQVEDPDDSSLQWSNPAQQTLYFGEKRALRDNRIQLERSTPNELTISISDVVLADEGEYTCSIFTMPVRTAKALVTVLGTPGGAASRGSHPSLSSLFTQSQDXKPNRFSRVTPGLXVSPVPTDSGTEVVEDPNGKTFTVTSRVEFRVTKEDNEVEVTCTVDHESLQNSERSTTQKLQVHYKPTAKIEPHPQYPREGEKLQLQCDGQGNPIPQEFLWEKEGSDAPLQLSSDSVLIFPFLNKSDSGTYVCTATSSMGSVVAKYNLDVSDVPQLPTPHVHSTPGPSQPISHASMASAPSFTPALIQDASPVPSTSSTYHAMIGGVVAVIVFLLLSLLIVLGHYLIRHKGLCPSPGDTVTPSHRPPPVVMCTYLTHEAKGSDDAPDADTAIINAEGGQAGGDDKKEYFI, via the exons ATGCTGGGGGGGGGTTATCtgatcctggagctgctcttccctgcccttgGGCTGCCcgaaggaagaggaggaggagctgagggagtgacactgggaggggacactgccacccccaCAGGAGGTGACACCCAGGACCCCCCGAATTCCCCCTTTTCACGTGCAGAGAGCCAGCCCACGACGTCGGATGAGACCGTGGTGGCCGGGGGCACGGTGGTGCTCAAGTGCCAGGTGGAGGATCCCGATGATTCCTCGCTCCAGTGGTCCAACCCTGCCCAGCAGACCCTGTACTTCGGGGAAAAACGAG ccctgcggGATAACCGGATCCAGCTGGAGCGCTCCACGCCCAACGAGCTGACCATCAGCATCAGCGACGTGGTGCTGGCCGACGAGGGCGAGTACACCTGCTCCATCTTCACCATGCCCGTCCGGACGGCCAAGGCGCTGGTCACCGTGCTGGGTACGCCGGGGGGGGCTGCATCCCGTGGGTCCCATCCATCCC TCTCTTCTCTCTTCAcccagagccaggattaaaaaccaaacagattttCCCGTGTGACACCAGGGCTCtgagtgtcccctgtccccacagacTCGGGCACCGAGGTGGTTGAGGACCCCAATGGCAAAACCTTCACAGTGACCAGCAGGGTGGAGTTCCGTGTCACCAAGGAGGACAACGAGGTCGAGGTCACCTGCACCGTGGACCACGAGTCCCTGCAGAACTCTGAGAGGTCAACCACGCAGAAGCTGCAGGTCCACT ACAAGCCCACGGCGAAGATCGAGCCCCACCCGCAGTACCCGCGGGAgggggagaagctgcagctgcagtgtgatGGGCAGGGCAACCCCAT CCCGCAGGAATTCCTCTGGGAGAAGGAGGGCAGCGACGCccccctgcagctcagctccgACAGCGTCCTCATCTTCCCCTTCCTCAACAAGAGCGACAGTGGCACCTACGTGTGCACGGCCACCAGCTCCATGGGCAGCGTGGTGGCCAAGTACAACCTGGATGTCAGCG ATGTTCCCCAGCTCCCCACCCCACACGTTCACTCCACTCCAGGCCCTTCCCAGCCCATCTCTCATGCTTCCATGGCCTCAGCTCCATCCTTCACTCCAGCTCTCATCCAAG ATGCCAGCCCAGTGCCCTCGACCTCCAGCACCTACCACGCCATGATCGGCGGGGTGGTGGCTGTCATCgtcttcctgctgctcagcctgctcATCGTGCTGGGACATTACCTGATCAGGCACAAAG GTTTGTGCCcaagccctggggacacggtgacacccAGCCATCGGCCACCCCCTGTGGTGATGT GCACTTACCTGACCCACGAGGCCAAAGGCTCGGACGACGCTCCGGACGCCGACACCGCCATCATCAACGCCGAGGGCGGCCAGGCCGGCGGCGACGACAAGAAGGAATATTtcatctaa